In Pseudomonadota bacterium, one genomic interval encodes:
- the ccrA gene encoding crotonyl-CoA carboxylase/reductase gives MEICALGERPPLGEVPEKMHAFLVRQDRFGEPDSAWQREIIDVPEIKPDEVLVYTMATGINYNNVWAALGYPVDVIAVRQKQGEPEDFHAGGSDCSGIVWKVGSEVTNVKPGDEVVVHSGWWPADDPWVLSGRDPMLAESTRIWGYQTNYGSYCQFAKAQSHQLQPKPKHLSWEEAGCYLLCASTAYRMLMGWHPNVVEKDDVVLVWGAAGGLGSMALQITAAEGGRAVAVISDEEKRQFCLDKGAVGVINRNDFDHWGLMPNTESKEYGDWAKGARAFGKAIWEACGERVSPRIVFEHPGEMTLPTSGFVAATGGMVVICAGTTGYNITMDLRYHWMRQKRLQGSHLSNDEQAAAVNQLVIDGKIDPCLSDTYTFDEIGKAHQLMRENKHPYGNMACLVNATEPGQGKSA, from the coding sequence ATGGAAATCTGCGCGCTTGGCGAACGCCCGCCGCTGGGTGAAGTCCCGGAAAAAATGCATGCCTTCCTGGTTCGCCAGGACCGTTTTGGCGAGCCTGACAGCGCCTGGCAGCGCGAGATCATCGACGTGCCGGAGATCAAACCGGACGAGGTCCTGGTCTACACCATGGCGACCGGCATCAACTACAACAACGTCTGGGCGGCACTCGGCTACCCGGTCGACGTTATCGCGGTGCGGCAAAAGCAGGGTGAGCCCGAAGACTTTCACGCCGGTGGATCCGATTGCTCGGGCATCGTGTGGAAGGTCGGCAGCGAGGTCACCAACGTCAAACCGGGCGACGAGGTCGTCGTGCACTCCGGCTGGTGGCCGGCGGATGATCCGTGGGTGCTGTCGGGCCGCGATCCGATGCTGGCGGAATCCACCCGCATCTGGGGTTATCAGACGAACTACGGCAGCTATTGCCAGTTCGCCAAGGCCCAGTCGCATCAGCTCCAGCCCAAGCCCAAACACCTGTCCTGGGAGGAAGCGGGCTGCTACCTGCTGTGCGCCTCGACCGCTTACCGCATGCTGATGGGCTGGCATCCCAACGTGGTCGAAAAGGACGACGTGGTGCTGGTCTGGGGCGCGGCCGGCGGCCTGGGCAGCATGGCACTGCAGATCACCGCCGCCGAGGGCGGGCGCGCCGTCGCGGTCATCTCCGATGAGGAGAAACGTCAGTTCTGCCTGGACAAGGGCGCGGTCGGCGTCATCAACCGTAATGACTTCGACCACTGGGGCCTGATGCCCAATACCGAAAGCAAGGAGTACGGCGACTGGGCCAAGGGCGCGCGCGCCTTCGGCAAGGCGATCTGGGAGGCCTGCGGCGAGCGGGTCAGCCCGCGGATCGTCTTCGAGCACCCGGGCGAAATGACGTTGCCGACCAGCGGCTTTGTCGCCGCGACCGGCGGCATGGTGGTGATCTGTGCCGGCACCACCGGCTACAACATCACCATGGACCTGCGCTATCACTGGATGCGCCAGAAGCGCCTGCAGGGCAGCCACCTGTCGAACGACGAGCAGGCCGCCGCGGTTAACCAGCTGGTCATCGACGGCAAGATCGATCCGTGCCTGTCGGACACCTATACGTTCGACGAGATCGGCAAGGCGCATCAGCTGATGCGTGAGAACAAGCACCCCTATGGCAACATGGCTTGCCTGGTGAACGCGACCGAGCCGGGTCAGGGCAAGTCGGCCTAG
- a CDS encoding cobalamin-dependent protein (Presence of a B(12) (cobalamin)-binding domain implies dependence on cobalamin itself, in one of its several forms, or in some unusual lineages, dependence on a cobalamin-like analog.) yields the protein MIETSKPLDRETLLPEPDLPTGPALLAEGGSAARDWTVGPCPFLTENDIASEADYKAAAIAEGRIMRHAQIGFRDPDKNRRAYRDVYEDCRQQGVGVDRYGLCLDWAMGYPLDLRRKGPRGTGVMLKGPEAFAALTHMAPVAPHFGDFVLGFPGAFDNTKWALAAGSTAIGNLGQWFTFRLPHWDDDVASACSTVRALGLMSAQPVPVLVHSNLDDGFAASFSDLTSALGFALLERHIVETLVGGRMAHCYGHHFSEGRGRLAFLLALAGLSEGPGTMIYGNTTSYRGAPAANYASLSAYLEIDIAGQRLRATGHAINPVPVSENERIPDIDEIVDAQLFADRLINLTEDRLPPVDLSAVEADARQLCDGAVAFRDRVLVGLTEAGVDTGDVLEMLLVLRRIGARRLERLFGDGEPDADLPAGFRPRVASPVYDEIARMAESRLARIDEPARSAIADAGLKVLTATTDVHEHGKTLLDTVMHGLTITVEDGGISVDPDDLAEQAASGGADLICISTYNGVALGFLEELVGELAARGVDVPVLVGGRLNQIPSGSNTSLPVDVAAELEAAGAHVCRDIDDAIPLLTALARASAPKSP from the coding sequence ATGATCGAGACCAGCAAACCGCTTGACCGCGAAACCCTGTTGCCGGAACCGGATCTGCCGACGGGCCCCGCGCTGCTGGCCGAAGGCGGCAGCGCCGCGCGCGACTGGACCGTCGGGCCGTGCCCGTTCCTTACCGAAAATGACATCGCGTCGGAGGCCGACTACAAGGCGGCGGCCATCGCCGAGGGGCGCATCATGCGCCACGCGCAGATTGGCTTTCGCGACCCCGACAAGAACCGCCGCGCCTATCGCGACGTCTATGAGGACTGCCGCCAACAAGGCGTCGGCGTCGACCGCTATGGCCTGTGCCTGGACTGGGCCATGGGTTACCCGCTCGACCTTCGGCGCAAGGGACCGCGCGGGACGGGCGTCATGCTGAAGGGTCCGGAGGCTTTTGCGGCGCTGACCCATATGGCGCCAGTGGCGCCCCACTTCGGCGATTTCGTGCTGGGCTTCCCCGGCGCCTTCGACAATACCAAGTGGGCGCTGGCCGCCGGCTCAACCGCTATCGGTAATCTGGGCCAGTGGTTCACCTTCCGCCTGCCGCACTGGGATGATGACGTCGCCTCGGCATGCTCGACGGTGCGCGCGCTCGGTCTGATGTCGGCACAACCGGTGCCGGTTCTCGTCCACTCCAATCTGGATGACGGCTTCGCCGCATCGTTTTCTGACCTGACCTCGGCGCTGGGTTTTGCGCTTCTGGAACGCCACATTGTTGAGACCCTGGTCGGCGGGAGAATGGCCCACTGCTACGGCCATCACTTCAGCGAAGGCCGCGGGCGGCTCGCCTTTCTGTTGGCGCTTGCCGGGCTGAGCGAAGGCCCGGGCACCATGATCTACGGCAACACGACGAGTTATCGCGGCGCCCCGGCCGCCAATTACGCCAGCCTGTCGGCGTATCTTGAAATCGACATCGCCGGCCAACGTTTGCGTGCGACCGGCCACGCCATCAATCCGGTGCCGGTTTCCGAGAACGAGCGCATCCCCGATATCGACGAGATCGTCGACGCGCAACTCTTCGCCGACCGCTTGATCAATCTCACCGAAGACCGGCTGCCGCCCGTCGATCTATCGGCGGTCGAAGCCGACGCCCGACAACTCTGCGACGGAGCGGTGGCGTTTCGCGATCGTGTCCTGGTCGGGCTCACCGAAGCCGGTGTCGATACCGGCGATGTGCTGGAGATGCTGCTCGTGCTGCGCCGGATCGGCGCCAGGCGGCTGGAGCGCCTGTTCGGCGACGGCGAGCCGGACGCCGATTTGCCCGCCGGCTTCCGGCCGCGTGTCGCCTCGCCGGTCTATGACGAGATCGCGCGCATGGCCGAGAGCCGCCTGGCCCGCATCGATGAACCGGCGCGCAGCGCGATCGCCGACGCCGGGCTGAAGGTGCTGACGGCGACGACCGACGTGCACGAACACGGCAAGACGCTCCTGGATACGGTCATGCACGGCTTGACCATAACGGTGGAGGACGGCGGCATATCCGTCGACCCCGACGATCTGGCCGAACAGGCGGCATCCGGGGGCGCCGATCTCATCTGCATCAGCACCTATAACGGCGTCGCGCTTGGATTTCTCGAAGAGCTGGTCGGCGAACTGGCAGCGCGCGGCGTCGACGTGCCGGTTCTGGTCGGCGGCCGGCTCAATCAGATCCCGTCCGGCTCCAACACCAGCCTGCCGGTCGATGTCGCCGCCGAGCTGGAGGCCGCCGGCGCCCATGTCTGCCGCGATATCGACGACGCCATCCCCCTGCTCACCGCGCTTGCGAGAGCCTCGGCACCGAAATCGCCTTGA
- a CDS encoding DUF5989 family protein, which yields MSFLVEIFQFMRARKKLWMAPLLIVMLLLGGLIVLTKGSAIAPFIYTIF from the coding sequence ATGTCGTTTCTTGTCGAGATTTTTCAGTTCATGCGGGCGCGCAAGAAACTCTGGATGGCGCCGCTGCTGATCGTGATGCTGCTGTTGGGCGGGCTCATCGTGCTGACAAAGGGCAGCGCCATCGCACCGTTTATCTACACGATTTTCTGA
- a CDS encoding BTAD domain-containing putative transcriptional regulator, protein MTEAKALEILLLGGFELRAGSDVLDSIPTRKARCLLAYLALNGDERQPREKLIGLLWGESEERNAQQSLRQALTYIRKCFDDLDVQPLVADRDSVSLDSRSFGLDVDQFRELAASNESADLEAALALYKGEMLDGLDLKDDAFQAWVDVERRTLNDLYLRTLLTLAELCSQSGDHEKAIGLAQRLLAIDPLQERVHRMLMTLYAQTGRREAALRQFTQCRDVLSNELDVEPEAATIELFETLRRDGGAERPVTAPSPTEDLSTATPAAYEPSLRSRGRFWGRWHWVGLAAASICLAAFVGWTWVANHKHEPASLDRMAFPLPDAPSIAVLPFDNLSGDPDQDYFADGLTDDLITDISKIPGVFVIARNSTFYYRNQDVPIRQVAEELGVRYVMEGSVRRSGDSVRINMQLIDATTGGHVWAERYDITMAEVFELQDDVTKQVANTLELRLGDMPTSAAWVQETDDPEAYDAVLRALEHIRNYTREDLAIAHSFLEKALQRDPEYARAHTMMGGLLLDISSDEWQRSIDMTPDETLQMARYHLALGMSVPSVEGHFYRSNEHSNAGRYDEAIAEAEKIIELDGNDVRGLLALGRALNKAGRASDAIESLQMAMRLNPWGDKKGWIAYRLAESLYLAGRFDEAAHMFAESAAKNQNEWSYLMLAAALGQIGQVDEAGAALAKFDRIRAEAGEDPYTVAHVEGWAFKNPEDRATVQEGLRLAGMPVGMRTEAAITFPQNAAPTDVDGATTIDVSGARDLFEQGITMIDVRGWSEWVDGHVPGAVHLDLFHAFSVDAVSAHVGKDEQVIIFGGGAAEGSYAAIGTLRVVSWGYRNVYYLRDGFPGWKAAGYPTATFQEP, encoded by the coding sequence GTGACAGAGGCGAAGGCTCTGGAGATTCTCCTTCTTGGTGGTTTCGAGCTGCGTGCCGGATCGGACGTGCTTGACAGCATTCCCACGCGCAAGGCCCGGTGCCTGCTGGCCTATTTGGCGCTGAATGGGGACGAGCGGCAGCCCAGGGAAAAACTGATCGGCCTGCTTTGGGGCGAAAGCGAAGAGCGGAACGCGCAGCAAAGCTTGCGCCAAGCTCTGACATACATTCGAAAGTGTTTCGACGATCTCGATGTTCAGCCTTTGGTTGCCGATCGCGATTCCGTCAGTCTCGATTCGCGTTCCTTTGGTCTCGACGTCGATCAGTTTCGCGAATTGGCCGCCAGTAACGAGTCTGCGGATTTGGAAGCCGCGCTGGCCCTTTACAAGGGCGAGATGCTCGACGGGCTGGATCTGAAGGACGACGCCTTCCAGGCCTGGGTCGACGTCGAGCGCCGGACCCTGAACGACCTGTATCTGCGGACGCTTCTTACTCTGGCGGAGCTCTGCAGTCAGTCCGGCGATCATGAGAAGGCGATTGGATTGGCGCAGCGCCTTCTCGCCATCGATCCGTTGCAGGAACGCGTTCACAGAATGTTGATGACTCTGTATGCGCAAACCGGACGCCGCGAGGCCGCGCTGCGTCAGTTCACTCAATGTCGCGACGTGTTGTCCAACGAGCTCGATGTCGAGCCCGAGGCCGCGACGATCGAACTTTTCGAAACACTGCGTCGCGATGGCGGGGCTGAACGCCCGGTGACGGCACCGTCACCCACCGAAGACCTGTCGACGGCGACGCCCGCCGCTTATGAACCGTCACTTCGTTCGCGCGGTAGGTTTTGGGGCCGTTGGCATTGGGTTGGGTTGGCTGCCGCAAGCATTTGCCTGGCTGCCTTTGTCGGTTGGACATGGGTCGCCAACCACAAGCATGAACCGGCATCGCTTGATCGTATGGCTTTTCCGCTGCCGGACGCGCCATCGATCGCCGTCTTGCCGTTCGACAATCTAAGCGGTGACCCCGACCAGGACTACTTCGCCGATGGCCTGACCGACGATCTGATCACCGATATCTCGAAGATCCCCGGTGTCTTTGTCATCGCTCGAAACTCGACGTTCTATTACCGGAATCAGGACGTACCCATCCGCCAGGTCGCCGAAGAACTGGGCGTGCGTTACGTCATGGAGGGCAGCGTCCGTCGCTCCGGCGACAGCGTGCGGATCAACATGCAGCTGATTGACGCCACCACCGGTGGTCATGTCTGGGCGGAGCGCTACGACATCACCATGGCCGAAGTCTTCGAGCTTCAAGACGATGTGACGAAGCAAGTTGCGAATACGCTCGAACTCAGACTGGGAGACATGCCAACAAGCGCAGCGTGGGTTCAGGAGACTGATGATCCCGAAGCCTATGATGCCGTTTTGCGGGCGCTCGAGCACATTCGAAACTACACCCGAGAAGACTTGGCCATAGCACACTCGTTTCTTGAGAAGGCGCTTCAACGCGATCCCGAATACGCGCGCGCCCACACGATGATGGGTGGCCTGCTTTTGGACATCTCGTCAGACGAATGGCAAAGAAGTATCGACATGACGCCGGACGAAACGCTGCAGATGGCGCGTTACCATCTTGCGCTGGGCATGTCCGTGCCGTCGGTAGAGGGTCACTTTTATCGCTCCAACGAACACTCGAATGCTGGCCGCTACGACGAGGCTATTGCCGAAGCGGAGAAGATCATCGAGCTCGACGGCAACGATGTCAGGGGCCTCTTGGCGTTGGGCCGTGCCCTCAACAAGGCGGGGCGAGCGAGTGATGCCATCGAGTCACTGCAGATGGCCATGCGGCTCAACCCGTGGGGCGACAAGAAAGGCTGGATAGCCTATCGCCTGGCGGAATCGCTCTATCTGGCCGGTCGCTTTGACGAAGCAGCCCACATGTTTGCGGAGTCCGCGGCAAAGAACCAAAACGAATGGAGCTACCTTATGTTGGCCGCGGCTCTTGGCCAGATCGGCCAGGTCGACGAGGCTGGTGCCGCGCTGGCCAAGTTCGATCGGATACGTGCTGAGGCCGGAGAGGATCCCTATACGGTCGCGCACGTGGAAGGATGGGCATTCAAGAACCCTGAGGATCGCGCGACGGTGCAAGAAGGTCTGCGTCTTGCCGGCATGCCGGTAGGCATGCGGACCGAAGCTGCGATTACCTTCCCTCAGAACGCCGCGCCGACGGACGTGGACGGTGCCACGACCATCGACGTGTCGGGCGCGCGCGACCTGTTCGAACAGGGCATCACCATGATCGATGTGCGTGGCTGGTCCGAATGGGTCGACGGCCATGTGCCCGGTGCCGTGCATCTTGACTTGTTCCACGCCTTCTCTGTGGATGCCGTATCCGCGCACGTCGGTAAGGACGAACAAGTCATTATCTTCGGTGGGGGCGCGGCCGAAGGCTCTTATGCAGCCATCGGAACGTTGCGTGTCGTTTCGTGGGGCTACCGGAACGTCTATTATCTGCGGGATGGATTCCCCGGCTGGAAGGCCGCCGGCTATCCGACGGCAACGTTCCAGGAGCCGTAA
- a CDS encoding acyl-CoA dehydrogenase family protein, whose protein sequence is MPDAVPQNQDWPEIRDGVRALCEGFPDAYWREKDSARAYPAEFVAALTEAGYLASLIPEDYGGSGLPLSAAVAIMSEIHHAGCNGAACHAQMYTMGTVLRHGSDEQKARYLPEIAAGSLRLQAFGVTEPGSGTDTTSLKTFARRDGDRYVVNGQKIWTSRVEHSDLMLLLARTTPRDQTAKRTEGLSVFLVDLRETIGKGVTIQPIRTMMNHATTEVFFDDLEVPADALIGEEGNGFRYILSGMNAERILIAAECIGDARWFIDRATAYAGERRVFDRLIGQNQGIQFPIAEAYARTEAADLMVAKAAGLYDNDQPCGPEANMAKLLAAEASWQAADMCVQTHGGFGFAEEFDIERKFRETRLYQVAPISTNLILSYLAEHVLGLPRSY, encoded by the coding sequence ATGCCGGACGCCGTACCGCAGAATCAGGATTGGCCGGAGATCCGCGACGGCGTCCGCGCCCTTTGTGAAGGTTTTCCCGACGCCTACTGGCGGGAAAAGGACAGCGCCCGCGCCTATCCGGCCGAGTTCGTCGCCGCGCTGACCGAGGCCGGGTATCTGGCCAGCCTGATCCCCGAAGATTACGGCGGCAGCGGCCTGCCGCTCTCGGCCGCGGTCGCCATCATGAGCGAGATCCACCACGCTGGCTGCAATGGCGCGGCCTGTCACGCCCAGATGTACACCATGGGCACGGTACTGCGGCACGGCTCGGACGAGCAGAAGGCGCGCTATCTCCCGGAGATCGCCGCCGGCAGTCTGCGGCTTCAGGCGTTCGGCGTGACCGAACCGGGCAGCGGCACCGATACGACATCGCTCAAGACTTTCGCGCGGCGCGATGGCGATCGCTATGTCGTCAATGGCCAGAAGATCTGGACGTCGCGCGTCGAACACTCCGACCTCATGTTGCTTCTGGCGCGCACGACACCGCGCGATCAGACGGCCAAACGCACCGAAGGGCTCTCCGTCTTTCTGGTCGACCTGCGCGAGACCATCGGCAAGGGCGTCACGATCCAGCCGATCCGCACGATGATGAACCACGCGACCACCGAGGTCTTCTTCGACGACCTTGAAGTGCCGGCGGACGCACTGATCGGCGAAGAGGGAAACGGGTTCCGCTATATCCTCTCAGGCATGAACGCGGAACGCATTCTGATTGCCGCCGAATGCATCGGCGATGCCCGCTGGTTCATCGACCGGGCGACCGCCTATGCCGGCGAGCGACGGGTGTTCGATCGGCTGATCGGCCAGAACCAGGGCATCCAGTTCCCGATTGCCGAGGCCTATGCGCGCACCGAGGCGGCGGACCTGATGGTGGCCAAGGCCGCCGGTCTCTACGACAATGACCAACCCTGCGGACCGGAAGCCAACATGGCGAAGCTGCTGGCCGCGGAAGCGTCATGGCAGGCCGCCGACATGTGCGTCCAGACCCATGGTGGTTTTGGCTTCGCCGAAGAGTTTGATATCGAACGCAAGTTCCGCGAGACCCGGCTCTATCAGGTGGCGCCGATCTCGACCAACCTGATCCTGTCCTACCTGGCCGAGCACGTGCTGGGCCTGCCGCGCTCTTACTGA